One stretch of Aquimarina sp. Aq107 DNA includes these proteins:
- a CDS encoding Ig-like domain-containing protein, producing MKTLQLKLILTILFALIFKQINAQELYQQNGSDRSWSYIIDNGLIPIGVNSIAGLTGSTINVNNNLVEGGVYAGRDIEQDIDIHSPGNSEIQRSDFHKWTRWYQEDGNTQIFRLFIDEYNVRNDRPGAPRIEAESDFEYNYDQDVWYEWSGRYTIIKAQDVNIFQIFADPEGDRGSTGVMMLGLRENGNMYWNKRSEDGTPTRTFAENMEGKSIDVMVRDDGHDYEVWINGELFETNETMRRVSNSHFRWGMYNHHGPMEDDAMIFVSHVQIRTIRKDQVDDENKPPVVSITNPILDSYEQGEDIPVTINANDPDGTIVKHDVFVNDNLLDTDGSHYSAPIIQNVQPGNYKVKIVVTDNDGATATATKSFTVSTNMNKPPTVSITNPILGSYEQGEDIPVTINANDPDGTIVKHDVFVNDNLLDTDGSHYSAPIIQNVQPGNYKIEVIVTDNDGATAVATKSFTVSKSNNQAPNVSFGSPSGNITVQEGYDLTVVVNANDPDGSISNVKLYINNSLVRRENVTPYEWGHDNSPNPNEVNGRSAGVYTVKAVATDNDGKTGQATFTLTIEGNDDGGDSGCSFDTPANSGLTAMDKVTYANAHVIGDNGPKIGNFRKFTINWVPSNNGLYQFAINTNNGSPDWYVDFKTTMTFQLKNSNPEVTLNNTGFEGLDGSYWVTQEANSFVMVSKTKDFAIYFSNSSSVPDCNRSNPVIDVSQIKTFPNPLSDSFLTISGMSSELKTLQIISVEGKVVKEFMTEKEIETVDVSELPSGSYFLSIKSIGFKESLLFVKK from the coding sequence ATGAAAACTTTACAATTAAAACTTATTTTAACAATCTTATTTGCGCTGATATTTAAACAAATAAATGCACAAGAATTATATCAACAAAATGGATCAGATAGATCTTGGAGTTATATTATTGATAACGGATTAATTCCAATTGGTGTTAATTCTATAGCTGGTCTTACGGGTTCAACTATAAATGTAAATAATAACTTAGTTGAAGGGGGGGTATATGCAGGTCGAGATATTGAACAAGACATTGATATTCATAGTCCTGGTAATAGCGAAATACAACGTAGTGATTTCCACAAGTGGACACGTTGGTATCAAGAAGATGGTAATACACAAATATTCCGATTATTTATAGACGAATACAATGTAAGAAACGACCGTCCTGGTGCTCCTAGAATAGAAGCGGAATCTGACTTTGAATATAATTATGACCAAGATGTATGGTATGAATGGTCAGGTAGGTATACCATTATTAAAGCACAAGATGTAAACATTTTTCAAATTTTTGCTGATCCTGAAGGAGATAGAGGCAGTACAGGTGTTATGATGCTCGGACTACGTGAAAATGGAAATATGTATTGGAATAAAAGATCTGAAGACGGAACTCCAACTCGTACTTTTGCAGAAAATATGGAAGGTAAAAGTATCGATGTTATGGTTAGAGATGATGGTCATGATTATGAAGTATGGATTAATGGAGAGCTTTTCGAAACAAATGAAACAATGAGACGTGTTTCGAATAGTCACTTTAGATGGGGTATGTATAATCACCATGGACCAATGGAAGATGATGCGATGATTTTTGTAAGTCATGTGCAAATAAGAACAATACGAAAAGATCAGGTAGATGATGAAAATAAACCACCTGTTGTTTCTATTACCAATCCTATTTTAGATAGTTATGAACAGGGAGAAGATATTCCAGTCACTATCAATGCAAACGACCCTGATGGAACTATTGTAAAGCACGATGTATTTGTAAATGATAACTTATTAGATACAGATGGCAGTCATTATAGTGCTCCTATAATTCAGAATGTACAGCCAGGAAATTATAAGGTTAAGATAGTAGTAACTGATAATGATGGGGCTACGGCTACAGCAACTAAGAGTTTTACCGTAAGTACAAACATGAATAAACCACCTACTGTTTCTATTACCAATCCTATTTTAGGTAGTTATGAACAGGGAGAAGATATTCCAGTCACTATCAATGCAAACGACCCTGATGGAACTATTGTAAAGCACGATGTATTTGTAAATGATAACTTATTAGATACAGATGGTAGTCATTATAGTGCTCCTATAATCCAGAATGTACAGCCAGGAAATTATAAGATTGAGGTAATAGTAACTGATAATGATGGAGCTACAGCTGTGGCAACTAAGAGTTTTACCGTAAGTAAAAGTAACAATCAAGCACCAAATGTTTCTTTTGGATCACCATCAGGCAATATTACCGTACAGGAAGGATATGATCTTACTGTAGTGGTTAATGCTAACGATCCGGATGGCAGCATATCTAACGTAAAATTATATATCAATAATAGTTTAGTACGTCGGGAAAATGTAACTCCTTACGAATGGGGTCACGATAATTCTCCAAATCCAAATGAAGTAAATGGGCGTTCTGCAGGAGTATATACGGTAAAAGCTGTAGCTACTGATAACGATGGAAAAACAGGACAAGCTACTTTTACCTTAACCATAGAAGGAAATGATGATGGCGGAGACAGCGGTTGTTCATTTGACACACCAGCTAATAGCGGTCTTACGGCAATGGATAAAGTTACCTATGCCAATGCACACGTTATTGGTGACAATGGACCAAAAATTGGCAACTTCCGGAAGTTTACTATTAATTGGGTTCCTTCTAATAATGGATTATATCAGTTTGCAATCAATACAAATAATGGTTCACCAGACTGGTATGTAGACTTTAAAACTACAATGACTTTTCAGTTGAAGAATTCTAATCCAGAAGTTACTTTGAACAATACTGGATTTGAAGGTCTAGACGGATCTTATTGGGTAACACAAGAAGCAAATAGTTTTGTAATGGTTTCTAAGACCAAGGACTTCGCTATATATTTCAGTAATTCATCATCTGTTCCAGATTGTAATAGGTCTAATCCAGTAATTGATGTTTCGCAGATTAAAACTTTTCCTAACCCTTTGTCGGATTCTTTTTTAACCATTTCAGGAATGTCATCAGAATTAAAAACTCTTCAGATAATTAGTGTTGAAGGGAAAGTAGTAAAAGAGTTTATGACTGAAAAAGAAATAGAAACTGTGGATGTTTCAGAATTACCATCTGGTTCCTATTTCTTATCTATTAAATCGATAGGATTTAAAGAATCTTTATTGTTTGTAAAAAAATAA